A genomic region of Plasmodium cynomolgi strain B DNA, chromosome 5, whole genome shotgun sequence contains the following coding sequences:
- a CDS encoding hypothetical protein (putative), with protein sequence MNSSLFIFSVLKKLPSNVRYEKLNSIQNLEKYDSYCNRNSMRGPEKKHLRDLCTKELHKIYKNGSCYNNYHQFFNDLDEILLQINLNELNKVYCDFKIERKIIESSEKRLLHDFFKNSKAIYDCAVSGKNYCKNTYCDYVVYIKKLYDKHKHHCLWEEVCDYFDFNQLNPYEVLSKLKCSGYENITETTDQGTDSFRSHPKKQQTRTGTFRLMATSHAGSDDMEYKNFKCNYTLSKDGRITNLSSCTEMSPEHEYYEKTLRIPKLHEDDYYDYRRRIRKDPYAVDFNDSTPQVESVLGGLNIWKTPFFVYLSAALVIILLFCYKFTSWSRWFGKKKKKNYAELFEEFKQGTSEQGSNDMCMDMDMGMNMGMNMDMGMDMGMDMGMGTDTNYYDDGYYVPYYSR encoded by the exons ATGAATtcatccctttttattttcagtGTTTTGAAAAAGCTACCTTCGAATGTTAgatatgaaaaattgaatagCATACAAAATctagaaaaatatgatagtTATTGCAATAGGAATAGTATGAGAGGtcctgaaaaaaaacatttaagAGACTTATGTACCAA AGAACtacacaaaatttataaaaatggttcaTGTTATAACAATTACcaccaattttttaatgatctCGATGAAATATTGCttcaaattaatttaaatgaattaaataaagTATATTGTGATTTTAAGATAGAACGTAAAATAATTGAATCGAGCGAAAAAAGACTTTTacacgatttttttaaaaatagtaaaGCAATTTATGATTGTGCTGTTTCTGGGAAGAATTATTGCAAAAATACGTACTGCGATTATGTCgtttacattaaaaaattatatgacaAGCATAAACATCACTGTTTATGGGAAGAGGTGTGTGATTATTTTGATTTTAATCAGCTTAATCCGTACGAAGTGTTatctaaattaaaatgtagtGGTTATGAGAACATAACAGAAACAACTGATCAAGGAACTGATTCATTCCGTTCTCAtccaaaaaaacaacaaacaCGTACAGGAACGTTTAGACTAATGGCAACTTCACATGCAGGTTCTGATGACatggaatataaaaattttaaatgtaatTATACGCTAAGTAAAGATGGAAGAATTACTAATTTATCATCCTGTACCGAAATGTCACCAGAGCAtgaatattatgaaaaaacatTAAGAATTCCGAAATTACATGAAGATGATTATTATGATTATAGGAGAAGAATTAGAAAAGATCCTTATGCTGTTGATTTTAATGACAGTACTCCCCAAGTAGAGAGCGTTTTGGGGGGTTTAAATATATGGAAGAcgccttttttcgtttatctTTCCGCAGCACTAGTgatcattttgttattttgttataaa TTTACATCTTGGAGTAGATGGTTtggtaaaaagaaaaaaaaaaattacgctgaactttttgaagaatttaaaCAGGGAACATCTGAACAAGGTTCAAATGATATGTGCATGGATATGGATATGGGTATGAATATGGGTATGAATATGGATATGGGTATGGATATGGGTATGGATATGGGTATGGGCACCGATACGAATTACTATGATGATGGATATTATGTGCCTTACTATTCTAGGTGa